In the genome of Terribacillus sp. FSL K6-0262, one region contains:
- a CDS encoding DegV family protein, with amino-acid sequence MNIAVMTDSTAYLTPEQREAFNIHMIPLQVVFDDATYEEEVDITAAEFYAKVKQQKTLPKTSQPVVGKVIGLLEELSKSYDAVISVHLSSGISGTYQSMIAADDMVDGIDVHAYDSELSCMAQGFYALEAARMAKQGASVEDILKRLDEMKETMDAYFIVDDLSNLQRGGRLNGAQALIGSLLQVKPVLHFENKVIVPFEKIRTKKKAISRIKALFAEQASSGAKMKACFIHANRPEEAESLRQELAAEYPNAEVEVSYFGPVIGTHLGEGAIGLTWYKE; translated from the coding sequence ATGAATATTGCTGTGATGACAGATAGTACAGCATATCTTACGCCGGAACAGCGAGAAGCATTTAACATACATATGATTCCATTGCAGGTCGTTTTCGACGATGCAACGTATGAAGAGGAAGTGGATATCACTGCTGCGGAATTTTACGCCAAAGTCAAGCAGCAGAAAACTTTGCCGAAAACATCGCAGCCAGTGGTCGGGAAAGTGATCGGACTTCTGGAGGAATTGAGCAAAAGCTATGACGCTGTGATCAGTGTCCATCTGTCCAGCGGAATCAGCGGGACTTACCAATCCATGATCGCTGCAGATGATATGGTCGATGGAATCGATGTCCATGCATACGATTCCGAGCTGAGCTGCATGGCGCAAGGGTTCTATGCACTGGAAGCAGCCCGCATGGCAAAGCAAGGTGCTTCCGTGGAAGACATCTTAAAGCGGCTGGATGAAATGAAGGAAACGATGGATGCTTATTTCATCGTGGATGATCTTTCCAACCTGCAGCGAGGCGGACGCCTGAACGGGGCGCAAGCCCTCATCGGCAGTTTGCTCCAGGTGAAACCGGTTCTCCATTTCGAGAATAAAGTCATCGTTCCTTTCGAAAAGATCCGTACAAAGAAGAAAGCCATCAGCCGCATCAAAGCACTATTCGCCGAACAGGCATCCAGCGGGGCAAAAATGAAAGCCTGCTTCATCCATGCCAATAGACCGGAAGAAGCTGAAAGTCTTCGTCAGGAATTGGCGGCCGAATACCCGAATGCAGAAGTGGAAGTCTCTTATTTCGGTCCGGTTATCGGCACCCATCTGGGAGAGGGTGCAATCGGCCTGACGTGGTACAAAGAGTGA
- a CDS encoding DEAD/DEAH box helicase has translation MGRVSACEYFYEWAGTAPEWPRHTKPCAWEGELTLHQQAAADAIEQAMKQSGKLLVHAVCGAGKTEMLFQGIASALENGKRICLATPRADVVRELLPRFQQAFPQVAVQALHGGSPDKTGDGQLILATTHQLLRFYHAFDVLIIDEIDAFPYHADPMLHIASEKAKKPRCASIFLTATPRLKERRQIAANTLPHVFVPLRFHGQPLPVPIVKMCFGLRKQLKKGDFPKGFIKWLHKRRNPSRQLLVFLPTVVLADTLQAEAQRTLHPFAQKILSQKQAETLISTAHAADKDREEKIQAFRNRETAIILTTTILERGVTFPSVDVAILDAGHDVFDEAALVQIAGRAGRSPADPTGEVVFFHEGRSDAMDKAIQAIQGMNRRAKRL, from the coding sequence ATGGGAAGAGTGAGCGCATGTGAATATTTTTATGAATGGGCAGGGACAGCGCCTGAATGGCCGCGGCATACAAAGCCATGCGCTTGGGAGGGAGAGCTTACCCTCCACCAGCAGGCTGCCGCAGATGCAATCGAGCAAGCGATGAAACAGAGCGGGAAGCTGCTGGTCCATGCTGTCTGCGGGGCGGGAAAGACCGAGATGCTGTTCCAGGGCATAGCCTCTGCGCTCGAAAATGGAAAACGGATTTGCCTTGCGACACCGCGGGCGGATGTCGTTCGGGAATTGCTGCCGCGATTCCAGCAGGCTTTTCCGCAAGTGGCCGTACAGGCCCTTCATGGCGGCAGTCCGGACAAGACAGGCGATGGTCAGCTTATCCTTGCGACCACGCATCAGCTGCTCCGGTTTTATCATGCTTTTGATGTGCTTATCATCGATGAAATAGACGCTTTTCCTTATCATGCGGACCCGATGCTCCATATCGCCTCAGAAAAAGCCAAGAAACCAAGATGCGCTTCCATTTTCCTCACCGCAACTCCACGGCTGAAAGAAAGGCGGCAGATTGCTGCCAATACGCTCCCGCATGTGTTTGTTCCCTTACGTTTCCATGGACAGCCGCTCCCTGTACCAATAGTGAAGATGTGCTTTGGTTTGCGTAAGCAACTGAAAAAAGGTGATTTTCCAAAAGGATTCATAAAGTGGCTCCATAAGCGGAGGAATCCGTCGAGGCAGCTGCTTGTCTTTTTGCCGACGGTTGTGCTGGCTGATACATTGCAGGCAGAAGCGCAGCGGACACTGCACCCCTTTGCACAAAAAATCCTGTCCCAAAAACAAGCTGAAACACTTATCAGCACCGCACATGCTGCCGATAAAGACAGAGAGGAGAAGATACAGGCATTCCGCAATCGGGAAACAGCAATTATATTGACGACGACCATCCTGGAACGTGGTGTTACATTTCCTTCTGTTGATGTTGCCATCCTGGATGCCGGCCATGATGTCTTCGATGAGGCAGCGCTGGTGCAGATTGCTGGCCGTGCAGGCCGCAGCCCTGCCGATCCGACTGGAGAGGTCGTCTTTTTTCATGAGGGCAGAAGTGATGCAATGGACAAGGCGATACAAGCCATCCAAGGCATGAATCGACGGGCAAAGCGTTTATGA
- a CDS encoding ComF family protein yields MKQTGSATCADCRYWEKSSYRSVLEKNVSLYGYESFMQDYIARWKYRGDYVLGKVFEADFKKLYQQYFHDSKYVAVPIPLSAERMAERGFNQALELADFTGAKKKEVLGRRHGEKQSKRSRLHRLTADNPFYLLAEPPEYAVLIDDIYTTGTTLRHAARMMKENGSVYVAACTLIRG; encoded by the coding sequence ATGAAGCAGACAGGTTCCGCTACTTGTGCAGATTGCCGGTATTGGGAAAAATCCAGCTATCGATCTGTACTTGAGAAGAATGTATCGTTGTATGGGTATGAGTCATTTATGCAGGATTATATAGCAAGATGGAAGTATCGCGGGGATTATGTACTGGGGAAAGTTTTCGAAGCAGACTTCAAGAAACTCTATCAGCAGTATTTCCATGATTCCAAGTATGTCGCAGTGCCCATACCATTGAGCGCGGAACGAATGGCCGAGAGAGGCTTCAATCAAGCTTTGGAACTGGCGGATTTTACAGGAGCGAAAAAGAAAGAAGTGCTGGGCAGGAGGCATGGGGAGAAGCAATCCAAGCGCAGCCGCTTGCACAGGCTGACTGCTGATAATCCTTTTTATCTATTGGCAGAGCCGCCGGAATACGCCGTATTGATCGATGATATTTATACAACGGGCACTACGCTGCGGCATGCTGCTCGAATGATGAAGGAAAATGGCAGCGTTTATGTGGCTGCCTGTACGCTTATCAGGGGGTAA
- a CDS encoding TIGR03826 family flagellar region protein, translating into MLELANCVRCGSVFARDYRDICPNCHREEERSFQMVHQYLRKRENRQATIQQITEATTVPESLIIKFVREKRLLPSQFPMLSYSCRNCSNQITEGEICADCKDQMRKELDIARELDEKRTVAGVQEQRVYYNADRSVK; encoded by the coding sequence ATGTTAGAACTAGCAAATTGCGTCCGCTGCGGAAGCGTATTCGCACGAGATTACCGAGATATTTGTCCGAATTGCCATCGAGAGGAAGAACGTTCCTTCCAGATGGTCCATCAATATCTGCGCAAACGTGAGAATCGCCAAGCAACCATCCAGCAAATCACGGAAGCAACAACGGTACCGGAATCATTGATCATCAAATTCGTCCGTGAAAAACGGCTGCTGCCAAGCCAATTCCCGATGCTGTCCTATTCCTGCCGCAATTGTTCCAATCAGATCACAGAAGGTGAAATCTGCGCGGATTGCAAAGATCAAATGCGCAAAGAACTGGACATCGCCCGTGAATTGGACGAAAAACGCACTGTTGCCGGCGTACAAGAGCAGCGCGTGTATTATAATGCAGATCGCTCTGTGAAATAA
- the flgM gene encoding flagellar biosynthesis anti-sigma factor FlgM — protein sequence MKIQGPNQSGFNPYTKQLKQQADLQKASQRQDKLEISSEAKRLQEGDKIQASRKSHVEQIKAAVQNGEYKVDAEKTAKKMMDFWS from the coding sequence ATGAAGATTCAAGGTCCGAACCAATCCGGTTTCAATCCGTACACAAAACAGCTGAAGCAGCAGGCTGATTTGCAGAAAGCAAGTCAGCGCCAGGATAAACTGGAGATCTCCTCGGAGGCGAAGCGCCTCCAGGAAGGCGACAAAATCCAGGCCAGCCGCAAAAGCCATGTGGAACAGATAAAAGCCGCAGTACAAAATGGCGAATATAAAGTCGATGCAGAGAAAACCGCTAAGAAAATGATGGATTTTTGGTCATAA
- a CDS encoding flagellar protein FlgN produces MALQDLYETIEKLHRLHRSLVEISRLKTDYLKSNDMDSLQKQLLAEKKHVQAVSQLEKLRIKQTESWAVSAGLPVPSTVTELLEQITDQQMVRQLEKELIGLTEAVTELKKQEALNQQLLEQSMQFLQISLDMLAPSIQSLNYGTPDQDQQRPQNRALFDSKA; encoded by the coding sequence ATGGCTTTACAGGATTTATACGAAACGATCGAGAAATTGCATAGATTGCACCGGAGTCTGGTGGAAATCAGCCGTCTCAAAACGGATTATTTGAAATCAAATGATATGGACAGCCTCCAAAAGCAGCTGCTTGCCGAGAAGAAGCATGTGCAGGCTGTATCCCAGCTCGAAAAGCTTCGGATCAAACAAACGGAATCATGGGCAGTTTCTGCCGGCCTTCCAGTGCCGTCCACTGTTACCGAGCTTTTGGAACAGATTACGGATCAGCAGATGGTGCGTCAGCTTGAAAAAGAGCTGATCGGATTGACAGAGGCAGTGACGGAGCTAAAAAAGCAGGAAGCACTCAATCAGCAGCTGCTGGAGCAGTCGATGCAATTTTTGCAGATTTCACTGGATATGCTTGCTCCCTCCATCCAATCATTGAATTACGGCACTCCCGACCAGGATCAGCAGCGGCCGCAGAATCGCGCTCTATTCGACTCCAAAGCATAA